GCGAGGAAGCCGCCAGAACCAACAGGCTTACCTCCAAGGCGTCATTCGTGGGTATGAGCAAGATTACCGCGCCTTGGCGGATTTTTTCCAGAAGTCCTTGGAGCGAAGCACCACCCGGTGATTGCGAGGCAAACGCAAACCTTCAAAAACGGAGGACTCGTAGGTGCGCCGCTCCAACAGAGAGCGAATCTCCGCAACAGAGTGCACCGCTAGGTGGGGATTGGACTGGCGAAGCGACGGCATGATTTTCCCACAAATATAAGGCATCCTTTTCCAATCGTCAACCGGAATAGCCCGTGATGGAGAGGGCATTTCTGGGGGGTAGAAAAAATGTTCGTTCTTCTGCGTGGGCGTTATTCGAGGATTCCGGGGTACCCCTGCAATTTACAGGCTTTTGGTATATTTGCATTTCGGATACGCCGAGCAACCGAGAAAGGAGTTGCCTGCGTTTTTACCACTCCTGGCGGTTCTGACGACTAATGCTTTTCCGCATTTGGGGCAGACGGTTGTGGAGGCATGACGGCTCTCCAGCGATTGCAGATGTGCCCGACGAGTGAGGGTGGGGTCGTTCCGCAGGCCGGTCAGATATCCCAAGGCCAGGGATGCTTCTTCGGCGCTCACGATCAGTTCGCGGAAACTCTTAATGTAGGGAACCAGGCCCCGGTTCATGACATTGGCGGGCATTTCGGTTTTGAAGGTGCATTCCCCGATGAAAAACACGACGGAGAGGAAACGGTCTTCCGGCAACCCCCATAGATGCGCTCAGGCACTTGATGTGTCGATAATTCTGGTGCAGGGGATTTTGAAAGCTGGATTTTTTGCCGTAAAGTGATTGTGTCCACTTGGCCTGCTTCTCCCCGCCGAAGATCCAGCCGGAATAGTTTTTCGTCTCAATGACAAAGATGCCGACCCGGGAAACAATGACATGGTCGATTTGCGTAGTGCCGTTAGTGGAGGGGGCGATCACGTCATGAAAACGCGGATAGCACTGCTTATCGAGCGTCGCCCAAATCCCAAGAGAAGTCATTTTCTCACCAAGCCAGCCTTTCAACAAACTCATACAACTGGATATTGACTGTTGCATGGCTGAACGCCATTCGATTTTTATCCGTTTTGCATTCCCCAGTCTTATCGGATTGTTGATTTAACTGGGCCGATTCTGAGGTGGTTTTCAGAAAATGGGGCCGGATTTTTGGCGGGTCGGTGTGCCCGCGACAGGGAAAAAATGGGGTAGCAGAGCGGACTTGTCCTGCCGCCCGCATGCACAACTTTGAGGCCTGTCTGCCCTGGTCCCATGTCCTTCAATCCCTATATCTATGGGCGTTCGGGGGCGATTGGCTCCTTCCCGCGATGTCAACCATGGTTGACACCCAACCCTCAGTATTGGTGGGATTACGGACTTTTTAGGGTGTTTTTTCATGGACCACGGGAAATAACCAAATAGAGATAAGGGAGTTTTCGTATCTTTATGACCCCCTGATAGCGATGAATAGCACGCGCAGTGATATCCCCGAGACGACCCGTACGACGGTCGATATCCTGCTTGGCCCGGATAATCCCAGACGTCAGGCCCGCGTTGCTGAAATCGCCGCGATCTATCAGCCTGTTTTAAGAGGGGTTGCCGCCAGCTTTTTGCTCAAGCATGCGGGCAATGGCGAGGGCTTATCAGAGGTGGAGGACCTTGCTGGCAATGAAGTCCTGCTGATGCTGGACCCCGGTCGCGATTATTTCTCGACGTATGACCCGATACGTGGACGGCTGAGGCATTGGATCAAGAGCAGGATCCGCCGCCATGTGCTCGACCACTGGCGTAAGCGCAGGAAGCTGGTGGCGTCCGAACTGGACGAGGAGCACATGCACTCGGAGTCGCAAATCGTCCAGTGCATCGATGAGCTTGAGGTGAACGAAGTCTTTCGTTTGGCCATGCGTCTGACCGCCGAGCACTATGCCGAGCTGGGTCAGTCCGAGCGCTATGAGGCCTATAAGGAACTGAAGTCCGGACAGGAGCGTTCGTCCGGCGTGCAGGCGATGGGCGAGTGGGAGATGCGCACCATCAAGAGCGAGGTGGCCTCCTACATCCGTCAGCAGGCTCTCTGGCGGGCAGCCTTGACGGTGTCCGACAACCCGGAGGATGTGTACGAGCTGGCCGGGGCAGTCTGGGACCGGGCCAAGAACAAGAAAACCCTCGATCTGGATTTTTAAGGGTGTCATGGATTTTTCCGACGACGAGTTGAAGGGCCTGATCGCAGGAGACGGCGGTGCTTTTGACCCCGGAGAGATTATCGGCAATAACTTCGAGGTCCTGGAGTTTATCAAGGAGGGAGCGGACGCGGAGGTGTACCGCGTCAGGAACCTGACAGACGGGCAGGAGTATGCGGCCAAGGTGCCGAAGGATGCGAATGCCTATGGGCAGTTCGAGCACGAGATCGAGTTGTATAATATTTTGAGTCGTCGGCATCGTTCGGAGCACTTGGTGCGGGTGCACCCCTCGATCGACCACCATGGCTGCCCGGTCTTCATTATGGAGTATTTGCACGGTCATACCTTGGCCGAGCGTATTCAGTCCGGGAAGGCGCTTCGCCCGCGGGAGATCGTCAAGATCATCAAAGATATCCTCAGTGGGCTGTCCGAGCTGCACCGCTCAGGGATTATCCACTGCGACGTCAACCCGAACAATGTCATGATCACGCAGCACGGGGCCGTGTTGTTCGATCTGAGCGCGGGCGTCCTAAGCGAGAAGGTCGGTGGGCGTACGCCCAGACGCGGGACCAAGGGCTACATGCCGCCGGATGAATACCTTTCCTATGCCTGGGATGTTTATTCGGTCGGCGTGATTTACTATCAGCTGATGCTCGGAGATTACCCGGCCTGGACGCGACCGGTCGGTGTGCAGGACGAGACGACCAAATCGCTGACGATACCAGAGAAGTTCGGGCGCTACCTGGGGGCGCGTCCGATCGTGGAAAAGGCCCTGCAGCTGGACCCGGATAAGCGCTACCGCAATGCCACGCAGATGCTCGCTCAAATGCGCAACCCGGTCCACAGCCAGCGTTTGTTTGAGGGGATGAATATTTTTAAACGCCGCCACCCACTGTCGTTCTGTGTATTGGGCTTCGTGCTTGTGATCGTTGTGCTGGCTGGTGTTGGGGGCTATCTTTGGTCTACTGGACGAGCCGAGAAACTCAGGGATACCTACTCGCTGAACCTGACCCATCAGGACCATGCCCTCGGATGGTGCTTTCTGTCGAGTGAGGCCTGGGACCTGCACAAGCAGATACAGACGCAACAAAGCGCAATGGATTCACAAGACGGGGCCATCGTAGCAATCGACGAGGTGTTGCTGCGTCTGAAGGATGATGGCAGTAAGCAGTATACGCTCACGCTTGAGTTTTCTTCGTTAGCCAGTGGCAGGTCAGAGGCGGTGGAATTTCCGTTGGAGTGGTCGGAGGTCCAGGGCGGCTACTGCCTGGACCTGAAAGATGCCAGAGTGGTTAAGGGGATCACCCCGAAAACCCGCGTGCTTATCAAATTGAAACGTCACCGGCGTTTGTGGTTGGATAAGGAGTACGCGGCCCCTGAGCGGGCTTTCCAGAGACTTCAGCCTACCCCGAATGGGTGGGTGAGCTGGGAGGACGATGGTACGTCCTTCAGCCTGAGAGTTGGCGGCAGCTACCTGTCCGCGAACTGAGTTTTGCCCCCGGATCGAGATCGATCGGAGAGGGTATTGCTGTGTTTAGGCCTGTGTCCATGCTGGATTTGCGGGGCCGTGCTGTCTTTGCATTTTGAATGCGGGGTAGGGGGATGAGCCTGCCCTAAAAACTTTTTTTCAAAAAAATCCCTCAGGGTGCGGGTGCTCATGCGTAACGGGTATGAAGGGTCGAAACAACTTCGGCCTAAAACTCAAAAATATAAGAAAAACCATGAGTAAAGAAACTCATCCGACCTGGTGCGACAGCACCGCGAATCCCATGATGGGCGGCAAACACAGTGAACTGTTTGCTCCCGCCGACACGATCCTCGATAGCATCGACAAGGTCGTTCATGCCCAGTGTGGCGACTGGACGGAAGGCCAGGCCCGCGAGCTCTACGCAGAGCTGATTAACGAAGCCTACGATGCGATCGAAGCGCCCAGCGAGCATCACAGCAAAGCACTCACCACCACGAACCTCTACCACCTTCGCAAGAAATTTATCGCGAAGGTGAAAGCCGATTACGGGAAGCATTCTTCCGCTGCTGCCCATCGGGCAATTGAGGAGCGGATCACTAGCCATGCTGCCATGCAGCATTTCAAGAAGGGCTACAGCCTGGTAAATCCGGAACGTAAGCCGAAGAAGGGATATGCTCCCACCTTTGAGAGCGTGACCAAATTCAATGGCAGGGGCCGTAAGGCTGCTGCCCTGTCAGACCTGCTTGGCTGTCGCTCGGCAAATGAAGCATGGAAAGTACCGCTCGCCCGCATCATCTGCATCGGTGACCTCGGAGATGCCTTCAGCGATGAGGCGAATTTCGAGTTTCTCGAAGCAGAAATGAAGCAGGCAATCCGTAGTGAAGCAGGCCAGAAACACCTCTGGGTCTGGTCAACCATGTGCCCCGATGTGATGGGCAAGTTCGCTGAACGCATTGGCGGTTTTTTTACCAATGTCTGTGTGATGACGACGCTCACCCGTGTCGACGAAGTCAATCTGAAGCGCTTGGATGATCTCAAGGCCGTCAACGCAGCCATGCGGGCACTATGCCTCATGCCCGCAGCCGAGATTGAGATGGATAAGCTGAATCTCGATAGCATCGACTGGGTCATCCTCGAAGGGGAAAGCAAGCACGGCAAATATCCTCGTGCCTTGACGGTTGAGTGGGTGGAAAAGCTGCGTGCGCACTGTCAGGAGCAGGGCGTGGCTTTCTACCTGCAGCAACTGGGCGGCAATCCATCACAAAACGGCATGACGCTCGGGCTGAAGGACGGGGACGGTGCGGACTGGGACGAATGGTCCTCCACGCTACGTGTGCGCGAATTCCCGCAGGCCTTCCATGAGTTCCGAAAAGAGGAGTTGGATAGTCCGGGCACGGAGTATCCCGACCGGAGTAAGGGGCGTCCGAATACGTCCACCTTGCCCGCTCTGCCTATGGATAAGCTCAATGAAGCCGAGCGCGAGGAGCTGGAGCAGTGCGAGGAATGTATTCAGCGTGGAAAGCATGTATTCGAGAAAGTCGGCTATGCGCTGCTGAAGATCAAGAACGACCGACTCTACCGCGAAAAATACAAAAGCTTCCAGGAGTACTGCGAACTGAAGCATGGGTTCTCGCGTCAATACGGTTACTTGGTAGCCAATGCCGTTGCAGCAAAGGAAATTATCTCTCCGAAGCTTGCCGCGCGTGGTCTGCCGTTAATCGAAACGGAGCGAGGCTTGAGGCTCTTCGGTGGCCTCAAAGGCAGTGCCTATGATGAGGTGATCGATATCGTTGCGGAGGAAATCGGTGAGGAAAAGGCATCCATTCCTTACCCGATTATCGAAAAGGCGGTCAAAACCATCAAGCAGAAGTCCAAGAAGCCGAAGGGGCCTGAACTCGATGATTCTATGGAGGACAAGGCACCGGTGAACGATGCTGTGATGCTCGGTACCGATCTGATGATCGATGAGGATGACACGCCACCGATAAGGCTGAGCAAGCCGATATTCCGGGGATTTCTCCCTCAATCGACCAGCGATAAGTGTACTTCGTCAGGCGAGGGACTCGCTGCCAAACTGCGGCGAGCTGTATCAATGGCAGAAAAAGGTGATCTGACTCAGGTCTACGAGGTTTTGGAAGCGATCCTGAAAGAAAAGGAAGTCAGGTCCTGAACGATAACTCACAATGGCCCGTCAGGCGTGGAAATATGCCTGGCGGGCAACCTTTAACAAAAAAAACATGAACTACACATCACCTTATTCCTACAACTTCAAGGAGTTGATCCGTCAGCGAAAACGATATGCCAAGGCTCTGGTTTCATTATGTGCAACGCTTCCTGGACCGAACAAGGGGTTATACACACTGATCATTCGGGACCTGATTTATCACTTTGACCGTACCGCAGCAGGCTATTGCCGATCCTCTATCAAGCATGACGGTAGACTCTGGAATGCGGATAACTACGAGGTCCTGACGAAGCGGTATAATAGGAAACTCAAAAAGCCTGTCAGCGTAAAGACCGTGAAGCGGTACCATGCTGACATGAAGAAAAATGGGCTGCTCTATACCTCTCGCTACATTTTTCGTGGCAAGAATACCCTGCATCGAAGCATTAATATCCCGGTTATGGAGGAGGTGCTTCTGAGCGTGGATCGAGCAATTCGCCTGCGCAACGATAAAGCGTTGCAAGAGCACGAATATGACGAACTGAGGTCTATGGTTGATGAAGCGAAACGCAAAGACATATGCCGCGAGAAATATGGCGTTGTCCCGTTTACCTATCAGACGAACGGTGAAATCGATCAGATTGTGGAATCCACGATCGAATTTGGCCACCTGTTGTTCAACCTGGGGCGGCTTACCGACACGGCGAAACGACCGACGCAGCGAGCTCGGGCCAGAATCAGGCGATTGGTTGAGCTTCGCATTCTCGGCCCTCAGTTTCTTGTTTGTTTGCGAGCCGCAATAGACCATGGGGAGTTCGAGAACGAAAAGTCTATCATCACGCACCGTTTTTGGCCAAATTGGCTGGAGACTTTTTACCCCGAAGAAGGAGAGGAGTCTATTGAGGATGGCCTTGCCGCTTCCTGGTTCCAGTTTGATGGTGCAGAGGATTCGACATGGATGACGCCCAGCATGCGGTACAACTTTCGGCGATGCCATGGGTTGTTCTGCGGGTATCTGGATAGTGTGAGGTACGCTGAAAGTACCAAAAAACTTGTTCAGGAAGCTACGGAGAGTACGGGTGAAAACGAGATTGTGTAATGTCCCTGATCCTTCCGGATTTGTCCCTGGGAAGCCATATTTTTTCCTCAAGGCTGTCCCTAAGGAATGTCCCCAATATTACTGAATGTGTTACTGAATTGAATATACTGAATATGTCCTGAATTCTTATCTGAACAATATAAAGAGAAAGAGACCTCACCTTACTGGTGAGGTCTTTCTATGTCTTTTATATTTAGCTAAACACGTAGATCCATGTCGTCCATGCTTGTCGTTCGACAGATCATCCATCGGCTGTGTGCTGGTACTGTACTCCATCGAAGATATAAACATGCTGGGAGTGGGGGATGCCTGTGTTCAGGGTTTGATGTCCTTCCTCGTTCACAAACTCCAGGGAACCATCACCGTCAAAGTCCCAAAAGTAATACACCTCTCCAGTCCCCTCTATCGGGGACAGTTCTTTAGGCCCATCCTCATGCAGGATAAAGACGCGCATCACCCAGGCAGGGGAACCCGACGCGGGAAAGGTTTTTACGCTCTCCAGAACAGCCAAGGCTGGGACCCCGTTTACAGGTATCGGTTCCCAAGGTTCCAGAAAACAGAAGATCGACATAGGCTCATAGGGCAGTTCCAGGCAGGTGTCCGCGCCCAACCTCTTTGCATACCTTGGCCTAATCGTTAGGGGCACCTGATCCTTCAGGGGGATTTGGATTTCTGTGACATAACCTTCAGCGTCTTTTTCCAGGTTAATCTCATGCTCACTGGCAGCCGTTGTTGCCATACCACTTAGGAAGCACGTCAAGAAGGCCACCAGGAGGGTGCTGGAGAGCGTTTTAATCATCAAAGGCCAGATGGGTTGCTTGCCGCATTTAAAGAGGCTGAGAGGGCGTTTGGGCGTTGGGCTTCTTGGGGCACAGGTTGATCCCGTTTCCCAGGCGGATCGGAATGACCCGTATCGGCAGTTCGAAGCTCTGCACGACCTGTTGCAGACGCGTCAGATATTTTTCCTGATCAGGCTTTTCGATGACCAGGATGATGGCTGCTTGTCGTCCGGTTTGAGCAGCGTAGTTCAGGCTCTGCCCGATGGCTTCGGCCCACTTGTCAGCAAAGTCCACCTCGATGGCATAGGTATCGGTCAGGATGTCGCAGCGGGTGCCGTTGGGGAGGGCGACCTCTGTCTGGCCGTTCAACTGCGTGGCCGCACGTACCTGATAAAACGCTTCCGGGTGTTCACGCGCTGCCTCCAGGGGCAATGAGCAGATGCCTGCCAGCCCAACCACCAGCAGGAGACGGAGCACTGTGCCCGCGCTAACTGGACTCGGTTGGCTCATCCTCTGCCTTGGCGGGTATCGTGTGCTGTTGTTTGTAGGCGTTGATGACCTGCATGCGCCGCTGGTTCAGCTTCGCTCCCTGTTCGCACAGGTCGATCCGTTGCAGGGTGTCATTACGCCACTCCAGCTTTTCAGAGGCAAC
This genomic interval from Ruficoccus sp. ZRK36 contains the following:
- a CDS encoding topoisomerase DNA-binding C4 zinc finger domain-containing protein; protein product: MPANVMNRGLVPYIKSFRELIVSAEEASLALGYLTGLRNDPTLTRRAHLQSLESRHASTTVCPKCGKALVVRTARSGKNAGNSFLGCSAYPKCKYTKSL
- a CDS encoding nuclease-related domain-containing protein, which encodes MSLLKGWLGEKMTSLGIWATLDKQCYPRFHDVIAPSTNGTTQIDHVIVSRVGIFVIETKNYSGWIFGGEKQAKWTQSLYGKKSSFQNPLHQNYRHIKCLSASMGVAGRPFPLRRVFHRGMHLQNRNARQCHEPGPGSLH
- a CDS encoding serine/threonine-protein kinase, with protein sequence MDFSDDELKGLIAGDGGAFDPGEIIGNNFEVLEFIKEGADAEVYRVRNLTDGQEYAAKVPKDANAYGQFEHEIELYNILSRRHRSEHLVRVHPSIDHHGCPVFIMEYLHGHTLAERIQSGKALRPREIVKIIKDILSGLSELHRSGIIHCDVNPNNVMITQHGAVLFDLSAGVLSEKVGGRTPRRGTKGYMPPDEYLSYAWDVYSVGVIYYQLMLGDYPAWTRPVGVQDETTKSLTIPEKFGRYLGARPIVEKALQLDPDKRYRNATQMLAQMRNPVHSQRLFEGMNIFKRRHPLSFCVLGFVLVIVVLAGVGGYLWSTGRAEKLRDTYSLNLTHQDHALGWCFLSSEAWDLHKQIQTQQSAMDSQDGAIVAIDEVLLRLKDDGSKQYTLTLEFSSLASGRSEAVEFPLEWSEVQGGYCLDLKDARVVKGITPKTRVLIKLKRHRRLWLDKEYAAPERAFQRLQPTPNGWVSWEDDGTSFSLRVGGSYLSAN
- a CDS encoding DUF5131 family protein, coding for MKGRNNFGLKLKNIRKTMSKETHPTWCDSTANPMMGGKHSELFAPADTILDSIDKVVHAQCGDWTEGQARELYAELINEAYDAIEAPSEHHSKALTTTNLYHLRKKFIAKVKADYGKHSSAAAHRAIEERITSHAAMQHFKKGYSLVNPERKPKKGYAPTFESVTKFNGRGRKAAALSDLLGCRSANEAWKVPLARIICIGDLGDAFSDEANFEFLEAEMKQAIRSEAGQKHLWVWSTMCPDVMGKFAERIGGFFTNVCVMTTLTRVDEVNLKRLDDLKAVNAAMRALCLMPAAEIEMDKLNLDSIDWVILEGESKHGKYPRALTVEWVEKLRAHCQEQGVAFYLQQLGGNPSQNGMTLGLKDGDGADWDEWSSTLRVREFPQAFHEFRKEELDSPGTEYPDRSKGRPNTSTLPALPMDKLNEAEREELEQCEECIQRGKHVFEKVGYALLKIKNDRLYREKYKSFQEYCELKHGFSRQYGYLVANAVAAKEIISPKLAARGLPLIETERGLRLFGGLKGSAYDEVIDIVAEEIGEEKASIPYPIIEKAVKTIKQKSKKPKGPELDDSMEDKAPVNDAVMLGTDLMIDEDDTPPIRLSKPIFRGFLPQSTSDKCTSSGEGLAAKLRRAVSMAEKGDLTQVYEVLEAILKEKEVRS